In the genome of Coraliomargarita algicola, one region contains:
- a CDS encoding alpha-amylase family glycosyl hydrolase → MLLSLKPLTATLRLTALLLITLSVRTTLGEAMLQYFNTDWAEITRKMPELAEAGYSSLWLPPPTKGSGGLSVGYDLWDPFDLGSKNQRNTVRTRYGTEAELLELVKTAHRFGIRVYFDNIMNHRAFDIPGYNEDTPIDVYPGMVPEDFHLQTTQEGFYRKWNNTRDWNSAWQVQNLGLADLIDIAQEPGTTNYNFGPTEGSTFPKIKFIRDPDRPEQYAYDKDDNYIGFGGLLPLAEGLLNTEGNPTPSEAQIKARAQQYLQDNAGYYEEYVQDYLNRAARWLMDRTHADGLRLDAVKHAQADFFGATFGEDKDSSNYGYLGQVQVQYNLTRGFSDWNNHRDTVFDTEAPRDDAMVFGEHLGEPPGYSDYFSAGMRLVDNPLRTEFNSRLGSPWNGLNGFDNSGAGGFDPALTVMHAQSHDNDYASRRELQHAMYFTRAGLGLLYTDGNYQAETLGESGGAFPRHANTSFLGQWDDSRVPNILYIHEQFARGYQLGKYSDSDVVVYERMDKRENGSMSDADGVTMLFMLNDDYSSGHGVNFGTSFPATPGGNDAYLYNYSSYYGGPFYTYASNIVNGSTIVPAGGYFVFGWKNPDPSSLWANSGGRPLTIYQGGVEVGTVDVLRKDGPNGDADFHGDTLPSSSQPIISNLENNDFAYTATVPRITDGTQVRFVARVDGSAENILLKLDGGIDLNDTNHAGGDPRDNPPALATDTFLGYEQATFVDRIGPEKFAATDTARCIFGSAGAETFTAGAATANGFGDNPQETAAATFVFHDPTAGFDSWTPDDGALATATQLDQTGSSTIIWVKTNSVGAGFKAYVYYTTDGSAPEGAGAWGRGTTQVAEAFYVVPNTEDGDNWWRAEINPTPAGTLKYKISVYKTFQPSVFPSGAAEVALKTKMMTTFQTSERDLTTVTVRPHNDYGVSETGLEEGMHMIAARTFLDRPGKASIYNTFKQTFYYDAERPQGEVRFPENNGDTIGGSSYGIVVRTDATVKEVWYRIEDSDTTNDDINTGGSNGNGVGFEPFTDTNQNGTRDAGESYDDLNGNEQWDNNVAEIWALASEQTPSLNITPGDPAYRKEWRFNYVNVPATGSADIKVRFRELSSSNYEDFALSDEAGHFTTLTRTVNTAGPDERMFIAFPAQNRQIVDDNYVMKVYFTKSLADGLTEQQLIDRFLINIGSTEENDAGESQSRDDYSIVYNETSEYHALAYQLPNLYNDINDYDHKITVTHDRPTPATDFESTRIVRALPVTTPRVLIVNPPELGSDSRPYEIILPDVPAPTADQREFTIQIATNLDATNVALNFVDLKGSSIGTPTSVVSGNSKLWDFTWSAIAEGSYRFTATVTAPGGTGTADRNTKVIFRELVEEDPNNTDDDNDGLLDADENTAQLLPIVNSDQWTNGDIHAYFAFGSSNPFSPDTDGDGLPDGLEVGWRNALNADTDAAADTDGDGFKNFIGDLDPPFYNTVDNYGNVPNVDSISAGGDRTRQSAGSVTDPTNPDSDYDGISDGVEDANRNGWVDGDGAIIPVDYNPWAGRDWPDGVRQPSETWTETDPNNADTDGDGASDGYGEDSNFDGVIAGDSNNDRVYDAGEAWSETDPLNRDTDGDGLPDGWEINNGLDPLDNGTDSLRTAAVDDGDTNQGATGDPDGDSFSNATELVNGTRPLEDDNVPPPPANSIIIGPGADDSVGSVSNLNEFTDWTIDDLLALDEYDGNGGNNQGSDIYKAYDGFDESRDIVAFYFRDGGADGKLYFRFDFQDLKAFAEEGNLDAYIVIDTGNTAVGESALPEEVDTRTNMKWEAVVAIYNADNGAVYIDTDSGSNTTAIGEDLFSKGVVRRTQADANGFKQAYFNSQLDAMEASISRQALLDAGWNGNADNLNFQVYTTRDGIDNSGPGLGDIGGRSDVRDSIRNDYIASSYYKDQSNLSGDKSILYSWFSRTGDNDRGKRAKVALITHGNQAIRSANEMHDRIHDDASTDPAGYFRLVDAHDAFAAAVNLHITPTLASALQWAAVDPSIGKAYRDGPTLNARISSLLLSGEAMLFGTTFADQVVPFATTAFTQDSVNLSNTVLTEIYSAAPSSTTFWPAERVVDDGVLATIQSMGYSHTVVDQMRHFFKWFGRTQTLGQAGYQINEVNNVGLFPIHDFASTFLFQNQDLGLNISLRELLGRRARSGTQDQVLSLLSDWEDFRSAANAEAYDLNLRWIANRPWIELVTLDDVAHGDIDLSQPADGSGDTWSTVDRGTGQSLQRTAKDFIDHATQENYGNWYNGQSGREEGLAGKTFEVRPGVNVPAAFGEVGVSGIADDAWGDVAAISNSSTSQLGRSVAHAAMFVTAFHEQQNNNLSKFSTGTYIYPDTDFNNLAEFSKLAQSQLRFAALYQRVDAWAAAAPVIAQTSAEDIDLDGEDEYLLYNETAFAVFEAIGGRCVAAFARNPASGTVYQIIGTQPSYAGNETEEEGTANVDGSSIGARRTSAFKDWYADGSGGGTTQYVNSLYTVAASGSNGWTFTAPGSHIIKTITLDDVLPDLQANYTLSGTNVDKLYVRHGLSPNLWNLISRGQYDLDNLSVSTGRIRLANRGGAEPVVAEVTYDANTVFNGDAVDDQPGTLEWDSPNMRNQALTQQVEFTNVDGQNSFSMTLSLESGMTDNDGDDLPNWWELDNGLDPDDATGSNGKTGNDDGDAFTNFEEYVLGLDLTEAEFNGLPQGLIETNESGHFTVTFPVLAGRSYRVWYVDDLTQTWQPAGGRFSITEDAPAYTWTDDGSATTPDPATVDNRFFKIEITRP, encoded by the coding sequence ATGCTTTTATCCCTAAAACCGCTCACAGCCACACTACGGCTGACTGCCCTGCTACTCATAACTCTAAGCGTCCGCACGACCCTAGGCGAGGCCATGCTCCAGTATTTCAACACGGACTGGGCAGAGATCACCCGCAAGATGCCGGAGCTGGCCGAAGCGGGCTACTCCTCGCTGTGGCTGCCGCCCCCCACTAAAGGCTCGGGCGGTCTTTCCGTCGGCTACGACCTGTGGGACCCCTTCGACCTGGGCAGCAAGAACCAGCGCAACACCGTGCGTACTCGCTACGGCACAGAAGCGGAGTTGCTGGAGCTGGTCAAAACCGCTCACCGTTTTGGCATCCGGGTCTATTTTGATAACATCATGAACCACCGGGCCTTTGACATCCCGGGCTACAATGAAGACACCCCGATCGACGTCTACCCTGGCATGGTGCCGGAAGATTTCCACCTACAGACCACCCAGGAGGGCTTTTACCGCAAGTGGAACAACACCCGCGACTGGAACAGCGCCTGGCAGGTGCAAAACCTCGGCCTCGCCGATTTGATCGACATCGCCCAGGAGCCCGGCACCACCAACTACAATTTTGGCCCCACCGAAGGCAGCACTTTTCCGAAGATCAAATTCATCCGCGACCCCGATCGCCCCGAGCAATACGCTTACGATAAAGACGACAACTACATCGGCTTCGGCGGCCTGCTCCCGCTCGCCGAAGGCCTGTTAAACACTGAGGGCAACCCCACTCCCAGCGAGGCCCAAATCAAAGCCCGAGCACAGCAATACCTACAAGACAACGCCGGCTACTACGAAGAGTATGTGCAAGACTACCTCAACCGCGCGGCTCGTTGGCTAATGGATCGCACCCATGCGGACGGCCTGCGCCTCGACGCGGTGAAACACGCGCAGGCGGATTTCTTCGGCGCGACCTTTGGCGAGGACAAAGACTCCAGCAACTACGGCTACCTGGGCCAAGTGCAGGTGCAGTATAATCTCACCCGCGGCTTCTCCGATTGGAACAACCACCGCGACACCGTCTTCGACACTGAAGCGCCCCGCGACGATGCCATGGTCTTTGGCGAACACCTCGGCGAGCCTCCAGGCTATAGCGACTACTTCAGTGCGGGTATGCGACTGGTCGACAATCCCCTCCGCACGGAATTCAACAGTCGTCTCGGTAGCCCTTGGAATGGTCTCAATGGTTTCGATAACTCCGGCGCAGGCGGCTTCGACCCCGCACTCACAGTCATGCACGCGCAGAGTCACGACAACGACTACGCCTCCCGCCGCGAGCTGCAACACGCCATGTATTTCACCCGCGCCGGACTCGGCCTGCTCTACACTGATGGCAACTACCAAGCCGAAACCCTCGGCGAATCCGGCGGCGCCTTCCCTCGTCACGCCAACACCTCCTTCCTCGGCCAATGGGATGACTCTCGCGTGCCCAACATCCTCTACATCCACGAGCAATTCGCCCGTGGCTACCAACTCGGCAAATACTCCGACAGCGATGTCGTTGTTTACGAGCGCATGGATAAACGCGAAAACGGCAGCATGAGCGATGCCGACGGCGTCACCATGCTCTTTATGCTCAACGACGATTACTCGTCAGGCCACGGCGTCAATTTCGGCACCAGTTTTCCCGCTACCCCCGGCGGCAACGATGCTTACCTGTATAACTACTCCAGCTACTACGGCGGCCCTTTCTACACTTACGCGTCCAACATCGTGAATGGCTCCACCATCGTCCCCGCCGGCGGCTACTTCGTATTTGGTTGGAAAAACCCCGATCCTTCTAGCCTGTGGGCCAACTCCGGCGGCCGCCCGCTCACCATCTATCAAGGCGGCGTCGAAGTCGGCACCGTTGATGTGCTGCGCAAAGACGGCCCCAACGGCGATGCCGATTTCCACGGCGACACACTGCCGAGTTCCAGCCAACCAATCATCAGCAATCTCGAAAACAACGACTTCGCCTACACCGCCACCGTGCCCCGCATCACCGACGGCACACAGGTGCGCTTCGTCGCTCGCGTTGATGGCTCCGCCGAAAACATCCTGCTCAAACTCGACGGCGGCATCGACCTCAACGACACCAACCACGCCGGCGGCGACCCGCGCGACAATCCTCCCGCACTCGCGACCGACACCTTCCTCGGCTACGAACAAGCCACTTTTGTCGACCGCATCGGCCCCGAAAAATTCGCCGCCACGGACACCGCACGTTGCATCTTCGGCTCTGCTGGCGCGGAGACCTTCACCGCGGGCGCAGCAACCGCAAACGGCTTTGGCGACAACCCACAAGAGACGGCCGCCGCGACCTTCGTCTTTCACGATCCCACGGCCGGATTCGACAGTTGGACACCGGACGACGGCGCGCTCGCCACAGCCACCCAGCTCGACCAGACCGGCAGCTCCACCATCATTTGGGTAAAGACCAACAGCGTCGGCGCAGGCTTCAAAGCTTACGTTTATTACACCACCGATGGCAGTGCCCCCGAAGGCGCGGGCGCATGGGGCCGCGGCACCACTCAAGTCGCCGAAGCCTTCTACGTCGTGCCCAACACCGAGGACGGCGACAACTGGTGGCGCGCCGAAATCAACCCCACTCCCGCGGGCACTTTAAAATATAAGATCAGTGTTTATAAAACATTCCAGCCGAGCGTGTTCCCCAGCGGCGCGGCCGAAGTCGCCCTCAAGACGAAGATGATGACCACCTTCCAAACCTCCGAGCGCGACCTCACCACCGTCACCGTGCGTCCACACAACGACTACGGCGTCAGCGAAACCGGCCTCGAAGAAGGCATGCACATGATCGCCGCACGCACCTTCCTCGATCGCCCCGGCAAAGCCTCCATTTACAACACCTTCAAGCAAACCTTCTACTACGATGCCGAACGCCCACAAGGCGAAGTGCGCTTCCCTGAAAACAACGGCGACACCATCGGCGGCTCCAGTTACGGTATCGTCGTCCGCACCGATGCCACCGTCAAAGAAGTTTGGTATCGTATCGAAGATTCGGATACGACCAACGACGACATCAACACCGGCGGCAGTAATGGCAACGGCGTCGGCTTCGAGCCCTTCACCGACACCAATCAAAACGGCACCCGCGACGCTGGCGAAAGCTACGACGACCTCAACGGCAACGAACAGTGGGATAACAACGTCGCCGAAATCTGGGCGCTCGCCTCCGAGCAAACACCCAGCCTCAACATCACCCCCGGCGATCCTGCCTATCGTAAAGAGTGGCGCTTCAACTACGTCAACGTACCCGCCACCGGCAGCGCCGACATCAAAGTGCGCTTCCGCGAACTCTCCTCTAGCAATTACGAAGACTTTGCGCTCAGCGACGAAGCTGGCCACTTCACCACACTCACACGCACCGTCAACACCGCCGGCCCCGACGAACGTATGTTCATCGCCTTCCCCGCGCAGAATCGCCAGATCGTAGACGATAACTACGTGATGAAGGTTTACTTCACCAAATCACTGGCCGATGGCTTAACCGAACAGCAACTCATCGATCGCTTCTTGATTAACATCGGCTCGACCGAAGAGAACGACGCCGGTGAATCACAAAGCCGCGACGACTACTCGATCGTTTATAACGAGACCAGCGAATACCACGCGCTGGCCTATCAATTGCCCAATCTCTATAACGACATCAACGACTACGATCACAAGATCACCGTCACCCACGACCGCCCCACGCCCGCCACCGACTTCGAGTCGACCCGCATCGTGCGCGCGCTCCCCGTCACCACGCCACGCGTGCTGATCGTCAACCCACCGGAACTCGGCTCAGACAGCCGCCCTTACGAAATCATCCTGCCCGACGTGCCCGCCCCCACTGCCGACCAGCGCGAGTTTACCATACAAATCGCCACCAATCTGGATGCGACCAACGTGGCACTCAACTTCGTCGATTTGAAAGGCTCCAGCATCGGCACACCGACCAGCGTAGTCTCGGGCAACAGCAAACTCTGGGACTTCACCTGGTCCGCCATCGCCGAGGGCAGCTACCGCTTCACCGCCACCGTCACCGCTCCAGGTGGCACCGGCACCGCCGATCGCAACACCAAGGTCATCTTCCGCGAGCTGGTCGAGGAAGACCCCAACAACACCGACGATGATAACGACGGCCTGCTCGATGCCGATGAAAACACCGCTCAGCTCTTGCCCATCGTCAATTCGGATCAATGGACCAACGGCGACATTCACGCTTATTTCGCATTCGGCAGTTCCAATCCCTTCTCGCCCGACACCGACGGCGACGGCCTGCCCGACGGGCTCGAAGTCGGCTGGCGCAATGCCCTCAACGCCGACACCGACGCAGCCGCCGACACCGACGGTGACGGCTTCAAAAACTTTATCGGCGACCTCGACCCGCCCTTTTACAACACGGTCGACAACTATGGCAATGTGCCCAACGTCGACAGCATCAGCGCAGGCGGCGACCGCACACGCCAGTCCGCCGGCAGTGTCACCGATCCCACCAATCCCGACTCCGATTACGACGGCATTTCCGACGGGGTCGAAGACGCCAACCGCAACGGCTGGGTCGATGGCGATGGTGCCATCATCCCCGTCGACTATAATCCATGGGCAGGACGCGACTGGCCAGACGGCGTCAGACAGCCCAGCGAAACCTGGACCGAAACCGATCCCAACAACGCCGACACGGACGGCGATGGTGCCAGCGACGGCTATGGCGAAGACAGCAACTTCGATGGCGTCATCGCAGGCGACAGCAACAATGATCGCGTCTACGATGCAGGTGAAGCATGGTCCGAAACCGATCCTCTCAATCGCGACACCGACGGTGACGGACTCCCCGATGGCTGGGAAATCAACAACGGCCTCGACCCGCTCGATAACGGCACCGATTCACTGCGCACCGCCGCAGTCGACGATGGCGACACCAACCAAGGCGCCACCGGCGACCCCGATGGCGACAGCTTCAGCAATGCCACCGAATTGGTGAACGGCACACGCCCGCTGGAAGACGATAACGTGCCACCGCCCCCCGCCAACTCGATCATCATCGGCCCCGGCGCAGACGACTCCGTCGGTAGCGTGAGCAACCTCAACGAATTCACCGATTGGACCATCGACGACCTGCTCGCTCTCGACGAATACGATGGCAACGGCGGCAACAACCAGGGCTCCGATATCTATAAAGCCTACGACGGCTTCGATGAATCACGCGACATCGTGGCCTTCTACTTCCGCGACGGCGGAGCGGACGGCAAACTCTACTTCCGATTCGACTTCCAAGACCTCAAAGCCTTTGCAGAGGAAGGCAATCTCGATGCCTACATCGTCATCGACACCGGCAACACAGCCGTCGGCGAGTCCGCCCTACCCGAAGAAGTCGACACTCGCACCAACATGAAATGGGAGGCCGTCGTCGCGATCTACAATGCCGACAACGGCGCCGTTTACATCGACACCGACTCCGGCAGCAACACCACCGCCATCGGCGAGGACCTCTTCAGCAAGGGCGTCGTGCGCCGCACCCAAGCCGATGCCAACGGTTTCAAACAAGCCTACTTCAATTCCCAATTGGACGCGATGGAAGCCTCTATCAGTCGCCAAGCCTTGCTCGACGCAGGTTGGAATGGCAATGCCGACAACCTAAACTTCCAAGTCTACACCACCCGCGACGGCATCGACAACTCAGGCCCTGGCCTCGGTGATATCGGTGGCCGCAGCGACGTGCGCGACTCCATCCGCAACGACTACATCGCGTCTTCTTATTATAAAGATCAAAGCAATCTCAGCGGCGACAAGAGCATCCTCTACAGTTGGTTCAGCCGCACAGGCGACAACGACCGTGGCAAACGCGCCAAGGTCGCGCTCATCACACATGGCAATCAAGCCATCCGCTCCGCCAACGAAATGCACGACCGCATCCACGACGATGCCAGCACCGATCCCGCGGGCTACTTCCGCTTAGTCGATGCGCACGATGCCTTTGCTGCCGCGGTCAATTTGCACATCACACCAACCCTCGCCTCGGCACTGCAATGGGCCGCCGTCGATCCAAGCATCGGCAAAGCTTACCGCGACGGCCCGACGCTCAACGCGCGCATTAGCAGCCTCCTTCTCTCGGGAGAAGCCATGCTCTTTGGCACCACCTTTGCCGACCAAGTCGTGCCCTTCGCCACCACCGCATTCACGCAGGACAGTGTCAACTTATCCAACACCGTGCTCACCGAGATCTACAGCGCAGCGCCTTCCAGCACAACCTTCTGGCCCGCCGAGCGCGTGGTCGACGACGGCGTGCTCGCCACCATCCAATCAATGGGCTACAGCCACACTGTGGTGGATCAAATGCGCCACTTCTTCAAATGGTTTGGCCGCACGCAAACTCTCGGACAAGCGGGCTACCAGATCAACGAAGTCAACAACGTCGGCCTCTTCCCAATCCACGACTTCGCCAGCACCTTCCTTTTCCAAAACCAGGATCTCGGGCTCAACATCTCCCTGCGCGAACTACTCGGTCGTCGCGCCCGCAGCGGCACCCAAGATCAAGTGCTCAGCCTGCTCAGCGATTGGGAAGACTTCCGTAGCGCCGCCAACGCCGAGGCCTACGATCTGAACCTGCGCTGGATCGCCAACCGCCCGTGGATCGAACTCGTCACACTCGACGATGTCGCGCACGGCGATATCGACCTCTCGCAGCCGGCCGATGGCAGCGGCGACACATGGAGCACCGTCGACCGCGGCACCGGCCAAAGCCTGCAACGCACCGCTAAGGACTTTATCGACCACGCCACCCAAGAGAACTACGGCAACTGGTATAATGGCCAGTCCGGCCGCGAAGAAGGTCTCGCGGGTAAGACCTTTGAAGTGCGCCCGGGCGTGAACGTGCCCGCCGCCTTCGGCGAAGTAGGCGTCAGCGGTATCGCCGACGATGCCTGGGGCGACGTCGCCGCCATCAGCAACAGCAGCACCAGCCAATTGGGCCGCTCCGTCGCGCACGCGGCCATGTTTGTGACTGCCTTCCATGAGCAGCAGAACAATAACCTTAGCAAGTTCTCCACCGGCACTTACATCTATCCCGACACCGACTTCAACAACCTGGCCGAGTTCTCCAAACTGGCACAGTCGCAGTTGCGCTTTGCCGCCCTCTACCAACGAGTCGATGCCTGGGCCGCCGCCGCACCCGTCATCGCACAAACCAGCGCTGAAGACATCGACCTCGACGGCGAAGATGAATACCTGCTCTACAACGAAACCGCCTTCGCCGTCTTCGAAGCCATCGGCGGACGCTGCGTGGCCGCCTTTGCGCGCAACCCCGCCAGCGGCACCGTCTATCAAATCATCGGCACTCAGCCAAGCTACGCCGGCAACGAAACCGAAGAAGAAGGCACCGCCAATGTGGACGGCAGCAGCATCGGCGCACGCCGCACCTCCGCGTTTAAGGACTGGTATGCCGACGGCTCCGGCGGGGGCACCACCCAATACGTGAACAGCCTCTACACTGTCGCCGCCAGTGGCAGCAATGGTTGGACGTTTACCGCGCCCGGTAGCCACATCATAAAGACCATCACGCTCGACGACGTGCTCCCCGACCTGCAAGCCAACTACACCCTCAGCGGCACCAATGTCGACAAGCTCTACGTGCGTCACGGTCTCTCGCCCAATCTCTGGAACCTGATCAGCCGCGGTCAATACGACCTCGACAATCTCAGCGTATCCACCGGCCGGATACGCCTCGCCAACCGTGGCGGTGCCGAGCCCGTCGTCGCTGAAGTCACCTACGATGCCAACACAGTCTTCAACGGCGACGCGGTCGACGACCAACCCGGCACCCTCGAATGGGATTCGCCCAACATGCGCAACCAAGCACTGACGCAACAAGTCGAGTTCACCAACGTCGACGGTCAGAACAGCTTTTCGATGACCTTGAGCCTCGAAAGCGGCATGACGGATAACGACGGCGACGACCTGCCCAACTGGTGGGAGCTGGACAACGGCCTCGATCCCGACGACGCCACTGGCAGCAACGGAAAAACCGGCAACGACGACGGCGACGCCTTCACCAACTTCGAAGAATACGTGCTCGGGCTCGACCTCACAGAGGCGGAGTTCAACGGTCTACCGCAGGGCCTGATTGAAACAAACGAGAGCGGCCACTTCACTGTGACCTTCCCCGTTCTCGCGGGCCGCAGCTACCGCGTCTGGTATGTCGATGATTTGACACAAACTTGGCAACCCGCCGGCGGCCGCTTCTCCATCACCGAGGACGCCCCCGCCTACACATGGACCGACGACGGCTCCGCCACCACTCCCGATCCCGCGACAGTCGACAATCGTTTCTTCAAGATCGAGATCACCCGACCTTAG